Below is a window of Impatiens glandulifera chromosome 2, dImpGla2.1, whole genome shotgun sequence DNA.
CTTGGGGCTAAGCTCACTAAACTGTCCAAAGATCAATCTGACTATATTAGTATTCCAATTGAAGGACCTTACAAACCGGGTCACTACAGGTACTAGAACAAGAACACAAGAACCAGCCATTGGGTTTTGTTCTGCTTCCATTGTTTAATGTTTTGGATGAATTCGTGTTTAGTTTAGTTGTGTTTGTTCTATCCTCATCGGATcggtgaaataaaatatgttggtTGTTAATGCTGAAATCTTTAGTTTATCATGAATCAAATCAAAACCATTTCTTTACAATTATTCAACAAATTTGCCAATATACTAGATCCAAATACTACAAGGAAAGGAAAGCACAAAAGGACATTTGTCTATAACTAAAAGTTCAAATCTTTCAACCCTAACTTCACaaacaaataatcaattttaataaacaagagaAGGGCAGCATAAACCCTACTATTACAATCTCatacaataaacaaacatggaaagaaacaatcaaaataacgatatgatcaaattcaagaaaacaaaacaaatcaaatcaatttcAATCCATAATTCTTCTTCTTAAGGATGTTGGTCGTCTCCACTAATGCTTCTGGCACATCCAGAGATGATCTCACAGCCTCTGTTGTATGGATTTGCTTCATCCTCAACTGCTCTACAATTGTAATAAGAAGCTCCAGGTCTTCTACATGGAACCACATCCTTTTTCAAAGTTGCATAACTTATATACCtcctctcctcctcctcctcctcctccatcatCAACACTCTCCTCCTCCTTATGCCGATCTCCACTTCCTCGATCTCCAATGCTGAACACTCACTCGCATTTCCATTACATAGACTAATAATGGCGTCCGATTCACTGGTTGCGAATGAATTGGGTCCCATATCTGAAATCTCAAGACAGATTGTGAAATGGGtattgaagaagaaaagggTTGAAGttgaaatcagaagaagaatgaagagaGAACGAATTTGGGGTTCGATCATTTTACTGATCTGAATGTGAGAAGTGAGAGCTTCACTCTCTCTTGTTGGCTAATGGGATTGCGATTGGGATTAAGGGATGGGCCTGCAACCTTTATGTCAAAAAGAAGAAACCACGTGAAGTTGCCCCTTTTGACCTGATTAAAATTAAGACATGAAAGCtatctcttttctttcttgatttcgATTCATTTCTTCTATTTGTATGTggttatttcataaaatttaattctaatCAAGTCATCTTGAACACTCTAGCtacaaaatttaagaataaaacacattttaattagtagtttgacttatgtataatatatatggacATTCTTAATAGCATATGACCAAAATATTGTCTATTTGATCTAATATATGTACATGACGGGGAACATAAATCATCGTCACATAGTTTTATAGggaaatttgaagaaatgaccctaaagattgATGAATTTGTATATGTGGTAACACACTAATTTATATTGATATGGTggttactttattttttttagacgaaaaTACCCTATTCGCATAAAGAAgtagaaaatgaaggaaatgaaaaaaaatgagtatTTATACAAACTCTAATACATTTCGcacttcgcgttacgcgaataGAGTatttttcgtccaaaaaaataaatgaccAACAGATCAATATAAATTAGTGGGTTACCACATATGTAAATTCATCAATCTTTAGGGTCATCTcgtcaaattttctttttcataagGTTATTTGATTCTTGtgatttttaacttttttttttaaatcatggGTTAACTGGgagtttttgtttctttttgaatgagagtttatattttaatggaAGATATATTAATCTCTACCATCATGTCTCGGGACTTTTTTAAGGAagaattatagaaaaaaaaaatcttagttAAACTATTCTAGTGATTGAATTTTTAAGATGTGAACCAGAGATTCaattattttagatttgtaTAACAGTAAAATTAGGTTAGACTATAGGACTCTAGTTTAAATGGTAAGAGATTTGTCATTTGTTTAAGGGGACCAATTGTATGTGTTTCATTAACAACTCTACTATGTACAATCGTGGAAACTCTTGTCTAAGGCAGGTTAGATAGCAGTCTAGACTCTAGAGTCCCCCACTTACACGGCAAAATGTTGAATTTGGctacattatttattaataacatttaacaaaattgtttttcattattaagaaaatgtaactattattatatttaatatataacataaaacaAGTCGtaaaaagaggtggatactatatcgtaaaaacatattaaatttattgCAAGAACTAATCGTGTTCcgaaaaagaagaagaactcaacatttaaaaaatactaataatatgagaagtaaaaacaattttatttccaAATTAGGACACAAcgtagtttttttttctaaatatgtgcatgtatattaaaaatgaattttttttatcataacgacaaaacattaaataaaaataaaataaaaataaaaaatagtacttaataagttatataactAGGAAATCTTCGAGAAAAAATGATTAACTCTCCGATAAACTTTATTAACTTTCAT
It encodes the following:
- the LOC124926540 gene encoding protein RALF-like 24, which encodes MIEPQIRSLFILLLISTSTLFFFNTHFTICLEISDMGPNSFATSESDAIISLCNGNASECSALEIEEVEIGIRRRRVLMMEEEEEEERRYISYATLKKDVVPCRRPGASYYNCRAVEDEANPYNRGCEIISGCARSISGDDQHP